In Aquimarina sp. TRL1, a single window of DNA contains:
- a CDS encoding type VI secretion system Vgr family protein: MATLTTTDISIGGSIITSYKELTIHQSLGAHHQLTLSCRTDVLEQLSEELIGGSKDFLGEVITVRIAASENYRRYREFLFKGVITRVETLKQHHQSGNHISLTAMSTSILAEDGQHTTSYLELGLTAILDTTFSGYDVGKLETAFAPRQSDTVHYSVQKNESNFAYAARLAATTNNWFYYDGVKLVFGEPSNEETHLIYGQDLAHFGISLEPLPNSFSYQTYDYLTGEYYQKNSSESTNLPSGYHSLTTNKATALYPKVTKRYHHLYTDDRLQQRFDNQVENHSHAITARQVIASGVSDNPGVQLGSIINVEGYGRFRVISLTHNNIEGGKYRNSFEAIAADIDVYPLMNIFDMPASTIEMGEVIDNVDPQGLSRVKVRFPFQQQGSSTPWIPVVTPYAGADKGFHFIPEIGETVVCQFENNCAERPYVTGSIYHGQAQPGSYQSDANNIKAIRTRSGHTIELNDTKNREMITITDKNSNMITIDTANNNIEVSAMEKMTLNAKNFELNVQENATFNIGKNTEIHTTENLDVSSKNTNEIIEGEKHTQVGGALTQLSAETEIQSDGDLTISGGGSASFNGGSDVKISKG, encoded by the coding sequence ATGGCTACACTTACCACAACTGACATCTCTATAGGGGGTAGCATTATTACTTCCTATAAGGAATTAACAATTCATCAATCACTAGGGGCGCATCATCAGCTCACTCTCTCATGTAGAACAGATGTATTAGAACAACTCTCAGAAGAACTTATTGGAGGGAGTAAGGATTTTCTAGGAGAAGTGATTACAGTTCGTATTGCAGCATCAGAAAATTATCGCCGGTATAGAGAATTTCTTTTTAAAGGGGTAATCACAAGAGTAGAAACCCTAAAACAACACCACCAATCTGGCAATCATATATCCCTTACCGCCATGAGTACCTCGATTCTGGCAGAAGATGGACAACATACGACATCGTATTTAGAGTTGGGATTGACAGCGATTCTTGACACTACCTTTAGCGGTTATGATGTCGGTAAACTCGAAACGGCGTTTGCTCCCAGACAATCGGATACTGTTCATTATAGTGTGCAAAAAAATGAAAGTAACTTTGCTTATGCTGCACGATTAGCAGCAACTACTAATAACTGGTTCTATTATGATGGGGTAAAGCTGGTTTTTGGAGAGCCTTCTAATGAAGAAACCCATTTGATTTACGGACAGGACTTAGCACATTTCGGGATCAGCTTAGAACCCTTACCCAATTCATTTAGTTATCAGACTTATGATTATCTAACAGGTGAATATTATCAAAAAAATAGCAGCGAATCTACGAATCTCCCTTCTGGGTATCACTCCCTGACCACTAATAAGGCTACTGCGCTTTATCCCAAAGTAACAAAACGATACCATCATCTATATACTGATGATCGATTACAACAACGATTTGACAATCAGGTAGAAAATCATAGTCATGCCATTACAGCCAGACAGGTAATTGCTAGTGGAGTAAGTGATAACCCGGGAGTACAATTAGGTAGTATTATCAATGTGGAAGGATATGGACGCTTTAGAGTTATTAGTCTTACCCATAACAATATAGAAGGAGGTAAATATAGGAATAGTTTTGAAGCTATTGCTGCGGATATTGATGTATATCCACTGATGAATATATTTGATATGCCAGCAAGTACGATCGAAATGGGAGAAGTAATTGACAATGTTGATCCACAGGGGTTAAGTAGAGTAAAGGTACGGTTCCCCTTTCAACAGCAAGGGAGTAGCACTCCATGGATTCCGGTAGTTACTCCTTATGCAGGAGCTGATAAAGGATTTCACTTTATTCCAGAAATTGGAGAAACTGTTGTATGTCAGTTTGAAAACAACTGTGCAGAACGTCCTTATGTAACAGGAAGTATCTATCATGGTCAGGCCCAACCTGGCAGTTATCAGAGTGATGCTAATAATATCAAAGCCATCAGAACCCGTAGCGGTCATACCATCGAACTCAATGATACTAAAAACCGGGAGATGATTACTATAACAGACAAAAACAGTAATATGATCACTATTGATACAGCGAATAATAATATCGAGGTTTCTGCAATGGAGAAAATGACGTTGAATGCTAAAAATTTTGAATTAAATGTTCAAGAGAATGCTACATTCAATATTGGAAAAAACACAGAAATTCACACAACAGAAAACTTAGATGTTTCTTCAAAAAACACAAATGAAATAATAGAAGGAGAAAAACATACTCAGGTAGGAGGCGCTTTAACACAATTATCAGCAGAAACAGAGATACAGAGTGATGGAGATCTTACGATATCAGGGGGAGGATCAGCTTCCTTCAATGGAGGAAGTGATGTGAAAATCAGTAAAGGATAA
- a CDS encoding alpha/beta fold hydrolase: protein MKKIIIYTLKTIVLIGLLMSSYACSKGDDNINDLSETIYVRHKQADMPAYIHGNASEKVFLIILHGGPGGTGWGERKNTVKSKIEKNNAVVYFDQRGSGNSQGSYSENDVSVDLMAEDVLALVKVLKAKYGNDARFFLMGHSWGGTLGPATLLKDQSDFMGWIDVDGSHDPKGSYNTYKIALTQMADTQIALGNSVSYWKDVKNLVQNVGANYSDDDFYKLNRETHNGEQKLVDDKIINKLQNDGIEGVQYNLFTTLWNGSKIQSILVKKGLFSKVSFTNRLDEITIPSLVLWGKHDLIVPAVYAQEAYDLLGSDQKELFIFEKSGHSPMDSEPDLFAEKVINFINRHK, encoded by the coding sequence ATGAAAAAAATAATTATTTATACCTTAAAAACAATAGTCCTCATAGGTCTGCTTATGAGCAGTTATGCCTGCTCTAAAGGAGATGATAACATCAACGATCTAAGTGAAACTATATATGTACGACATAAACAAGCAGATATGCCTGCTTACATTCATGGTAATGCTTCAGAAAAAGTATTCTTAATCATACTACATGGAGGTCCTGGAGGAACTGGATGGGGAGAAAGAAAAAATACTGTAAAAAGTAAAATAGAAAAAAACAATGCCGTTGTCTATTTTGATCAGCGAGGTTCCGGAAATTCGCAAGGTAGCTATTCTGAAAACGACGTTAGTGTTGATCTAATGGCAGAAGATGTACTAGCGTTGGTAAAAGTTCTAAAAGCAAAGTATGGAAATGATGCCCGCTTCTTTTTAATGGGTCATAGTTGGGGAGGTACTTTGGGACCTGCTACTTTACTAAAAGATCAAAGTGACTTTATGGGGTGGATTGACGTTGATGGTAGCCATGACCCAAAAGGAAGTTACAATACTTATAAAATAGCATTAACTCAGATGGCTGATACACAAATCGCATTAGGGAATAGTGTATCGTATTGGAAAGATGTTAAAAATTTGGTTCAAAACGTGGGAGCTAATTATAGCGATGACGATTTTTATAAACTAAATAGAGAGACACATAATGGCGAACAAAAACTAGTTGATGATAAAATAATTAATAAACTACAAAACGATGGTATTGAAGGAGTACAATATAACTTATTTACTACGCTTTGGAACGGTAGTAAAATACAATCCATTCTAGTAAAAAAAGGTCTTTTCTCCAAAGTATCATTTACCAATAGACTAGATGAGATTACAATCCCATCACTAGTACTATGGGGTAAACATGACCTCATTGTACCCGCTGTATACGCACAGGAAGCTTATGATTTACTAGGTTCTGACCAAAAAGAACTCTTTATTTTTGAAAAATCGGGTCATAGCCCCATGGATAGTGAACCAGATCTTTTTGCCGAAAAAGTCATTAATTTTATCAATCGGCATAAGTAA
- a CDS encoding tetratricopeptide repeat protein, whose protein sequence is MTHFEKAQKIQQKILRGDLEVGILNPKEIETMVTLYTKAKDAKSWYELGMIYYKGIGVEQDAEKAVYFFELAATSGYGIDAWIKYIKIAYFAKLDSIPPDKIIKLIEQLKDKDPTGEIYLLKGYMLYMGYVYEDNEKVSYLMHQKSAEKGNAEAMFELFIYYSQGIGVEVNLEKAIEWCRKASEHNNPRAMYNLGAYYATGYQSIPVDIQKTISFYTKAANLGHGKAAGQLAAMYVTGEEVDKDDTLAKKFYLLALENGYEVDFLFEDLGLKTINIDD, encoded by the coding sequence ATGACCCATTTTGAAAAAGCTCAGAAAATACAACAAAAAATTCTCAGAGGAGATCTGGAAGTAGGAATACTTAATCCCAAAGAAATCGAAACCATGGTTACCCTATATACCAAAGCAAAAGATGCTAAAAGTTGGTATGAGCTTGGAATGATATATTATAAAGGGATTGGAGTAGAACAAGATGCTGAGAAAGCAGTGTACTTTTTCGAATTGGCAGCAACATCCGGTTACGGTATAGATGCCTGGATAAAATATATCAAAATAGCCTACTTTGCCAAACTCGACAGCATTCCCCCTGATAAAATTATTAAATTGATTGAGCAATTAAAAGATAAGGATCCTACCGGAGAAATCTATCTCCTAAAAGGGTATATGCTATATATGGGATATGTATATGAAGATAATGAAAAAGTTTCTTATTTAATGCATCAAAAATCTGCTGAAAAAGGAAATGCAGAAGCGATGTTCGAGTTATTCATTTATTATTCGCAAGGGATAGGAGTCGAAGTCAATTTAGAAAAAGCCATAGAATGGTGTAGGAAAGCTTCGGAGCATAATAACCCCAGGGCTATGTACAATCTGGGAGCGTATTATGCAACAGGCTACCAAAGTATCCCTGTAGATATTCAAAAAACGATAAGCTTTTACACCAAAGCTGCAAATTTAGGTCATGGAAAGGCAGCTGGGCAATTAGCTGCTATGTATGTGACGGGAGAAGAAGTTGACAAAGATGATACTCTGGCAAAAAAGTTTTACCTACTGGCACTGGAAAATGGCTATGAAGTTGATTTTTTATTCGAAGATCTGGGATTAAAAACAATTAATATTGATGATTAA
- a CDS encoding AraC family transcriptional regulator has translation MLFIFITLLNIAVFQGIVLGMIIFKSPLFKSSANSYLAYAIFALSVLLLNLVFELTYIYDTIPYIRFLDNVGLELTFPLCIYLFIAHQVNHPIKKTHWLFMPFLCIALINICSDLDTIAHLYKLPSILWQIIEILKLIEILVILIFIPGILLCALPLISLSDTPEEKKWLLHLWSITFTLLGSFVLTIILALLFDFDISPIMRVLALLATFLIHWIVYTGIFKFKLAQDQKEIKVLLKIDTPIAVTEIIPSKVSNEKKEETFTKENSYFLKLEDLCKNHHIYRDSTLDREKVASMLGISSGYVSQLINTITGNNFTTYINHYRVEAVKDIILTDEFNNYSLLAIGLECGFSSKSTFHNAFKKVTGITPNSYRKQYK, from the coding sequence TTGCTATTTATCTTCATAACCCTTCTCAATATAGCCGTATTCCAAGGAATCGTTTTAGGGATGATTATTTTTAAGTCTCCTTTGTTTAAAAGTAGTGCGAACAGCTATCTTGCCTATGCTATTTTTGCCCTTTCTGTTTTGTTATTAAATTTAGTTTTTGAGTTAACTTATATCTATGATACAATTCCGTATATACGATTTCTTGATAATGTAGGACTGGAACTGACATTTCCTCTATGCATCTATTTATTTATTGCACATCAAGTCAATCATCCTATAAAAAAAACACATTGGTTATTTATGCCTTTTTTGTGTATTGCACTCATCAATATATGTAGTGATCTGGACACAATTGCTCACCTATATAAACTCCCTTCTATTCTCTGGCAAATAATTGAAATACTTAAACTTATAGAAATTTTAGTCATACTCATATTTATACCCGGAATATTATTATGTGCGCTTCCTTTGATTTCTTTATCAGATACTCCCGAAGAAAAAAAGTGGCTATTACATTTATGGAGTATTACATTTACACTGTTGGGGTCTTTTGTATTGACTATCATTTTAGCACTTCTTTTTGATTTTGACATCAGTCCGATTATGAGAGTTCTCGCATTGCTAGCTACATTTTTGATCCATTGGATCGTATATACAGGCATTTTTAAATTTAAACTGGCACAAGACCAAAAAGAGATTAAAGTACTACTAAAAATAGACACTCCAATAGCTGTTACAGAAATAATTCCTTCCAAAGTATCTAATGAAAAAAAAGAAGAAACCTTCACTAAAGAAAACAGCTATTTTCTAAAACTCGAAGATCTTTGTAAAAACCATCACATATACAGGGATAGTACCTTGGATCGGGAAAAAGTAGCTTCAATGTTAGGCATTAGCAGTGGATATGTATCCCAACTAATAAATACAATTACAGGAAATAATTTTACCACCTATATTAATCACTATCGTGTTGAAGCTGTAAAAGATATTATCCTCACCGATGAATTCAATAATTATAGTCTTTTAGCTATAGGATTAGAATGTGGCTTTTCTTCAAAGTCAACTTTTCATAACGCCTTTAAAAAAGTAACTGGTATTACCCCCAATTCATATCGAAAACAGTACAAATAA
- a CDS encoding helix-turn-helix domain-containing protein, with product MNPLLKYRKKRNLTQEELAEKANVSVRTIQRIEKGTVPKGHTLRILAQTLEISESNLLEHEAEVINYETVKRINLSSLLGVIFPPINILLPWILIKYLKQENKVTKQIISIQILYTIIAIVCIGLSPFISKWFGLTRQLILISMLISVLTNIFIIIRNTISLDRNKKLHISLNFSLI from the coding sequence TTGAATCCCCTTTTGAAATACAGAAAAAAACGAAATCTTACACAAGAGGAATTGGCTGAAAAAGCAAATGTATCTGTCAGAACTATCCAACGGATCGAGAAAGGAACTGTTCCCAAAGGACATACCTTGCGAATATTAGCTCAGACATTAGAAATTTCAGAAAGTAATTTACTAGAACATGAAGCTGAAGTCATAAATTACGAAACAGTTAAAAGAATTAATCTTTCCTCCTTACTTGGAGTAATATTTCCTCCCATAAATATACTTCTTCCCTGGATTCTTATAAAATACCTAAAACAAGAGAATAAAGTAACTAAACAGATTATTTCCATTCAGATTCTTTATACCATCATTGCTATTGTCTGTATCGGGCTAAGCCCTTTTATAAGTAAATGGTTTGGTCTCACCCGACAGTTGATACTGATATCTATGCTTATTTCGGTACTTACCAACATATTTATTATCATTAGAAATACCATCTCATTAGACAGAAATAAAAAATTACACATCAGTTTAAATTTCAGTCTTATATAA
- a CDS encoding DUF4280 domain-containing protein — protein sequence MAEKYVIDGAKIKCSLCTKPEGKLMVTSNQIKLQDKLWATEADKGKPNLMFQGNCTKFSNNPPPCAGVIAPIQWQNTAMGITVDGKKALLESSTIMCATGGVPITIEDTAQKDTPTNIPPLAPLEDVKLVVGVDGPFIVEENKEDNE from the coding sequence ATGGCAGAAAAATATGTAATTGACGGGGCAAAGATTAAGTGCTCATTATGCACTAAGCCAGAAGGTAAGTTAATGGTGACTTCGAATCAAATTAAGTTACAAGACAAGCTATGGGCTACTGAGGCAGATAAAGGAAAACCAAATCTAATGTTTCAGGGCAACTGTACTAAATTCAGTAACAATCCTCCTCCTTGTGCAGGAGTAATTGCACCCATTCAATGGCAAAACACTGCTATGGGAATCACAGTTGATGGAAAAAAAGCATTGCTAGAAAGTTCTACCATAATGTGCGCTACAGGTGGTGTACCGATTACAATCGAGGATACTGCTCAAAAGGATACCCCAACAAATATTCCGCCACTGGCTCCATTGGAAGATGTAAAACTGGTCGTTGGAGTTGATGGTCCTTTTATTGTCGAAGAAAATAAAGAGGACAATGAGTAA
- a CDS encoding serine hydrolase domain-containing protein has protein sequence MNIPKITTIASICFLILSSCSKDDTPTNSPQSLKDEIENQEFVKIIEEHVSDIPKNVQIAIAVIDQENTEYIGIHKKNNVLRRTDNADRIFEIGSITKIFTGICLSKLVAMGQASLTETIQDQFDFSLLAGGDITLLQLANHTSGLSRHPTNIDEVQDFDINNPFAHYDINHLKSYLQNHIVLNAESGTQYQYSNLGMGMLSYILSKKMMTSYEELVQEYIFKPLEMTNSTTIMANVNTEKLAPGHNENGNPVQNWDYTEIWTGTGAIKSSILDMEKFVHKNFKDDMIYNLPQKTTFKTEGESIGLGWHILESDGFRILNHTGGSSGYASYIGMDKHNKRAIIVLSNVSGLTESIYAYKINELGADLLEQISLLR, from the coding sequence ATGAATATCCCAAAAATAACTACGATTGCCTCAATATGCTTTTTAATCTTATCAAGTTGCAGTAAAGACGATACCCCAACTAATTCACCTCAATCTCTTAAAGATGAAATAGAAAATCAGGAGTTTGTAAAAATCATAGAAGAACATGTTTCTGACATCCCTAAAAATGTTCAAATTGCTATTGCTGTTATTGACCAGGAAAATACTGAATATATTGGTATCCATAAAAAAAACAATGTACTAAGAAGAACAGATAATGCCGATAGAATTTTTGAAATCGGATCTATCACCAAAATATTTACAGGAATTTGTCTATCTAAGTTAGTTGCTATGGGACAAGCCTCTCTAACAGAAACCATACAGGATCAATTTGATTTTTCGTTATTAGCCGGAGGGGATATTACCTTATTACAATTAGCGAATCATACATCTGGATTATCCAGACACCCTACCAATATTGATGAAGTTCAAGATTTTGACATCAATAATCCATTTGCTCATTATGATATCAATCATTTAAAAAGCTACTTGCAAAATCATATCGTTTTGAATGCTGAAAGCGGTACACAATATCAATATTCGAATTTAGGAATGGGAATGCTCAGTTATATCCTATCTAAAAAAATGATGACTTCCTATGAAGAACTCGTACAGGAATATATTTTTAAGCCTCTTGAAATGACAAACTCTACCACTATCATGGCTAATGTAAACACAGAAAAGCTGGCTCCTGGACACAATGAAAATGGCAATCCGGTTCAAAACTGGGATTATACAGAAATATGGACAGGAACAGGAGCTATTAAGTCTTCTATACTTGATATGGAGAAATTTGTGCATAAAAACTTTAAGGATGATATGATCTATAACCTGCCACAAAAAACAACCTTTAAAACTGAAGGAGAGTCTATAGGTTTAGGATGGCACATTCTAGAAAGTGACGGTTTTAGAATATTAAATCACACCGGAGGATCTAGTGGGTATGCTTCTTATATAGGAATGGACAAACATAACAAAAGAGCGATCATTGTACTATCCAATGTTTCAGGTCTTACTGAAAGTATCTATGCTTATAAAATAAACGAATTGGGTGCTGACTTGTTAGAACAGATATCTCTTCTTCGATAA
- a CDS encoding GNAT family N-acetyltransferase, with amino-acid sequence MKYLLENQETERILFRKIKRSDYTDWLEFHKNPITSQYWISELKSPEVACKNWYTKQFHRYENNLGGMNALIEKQTGKLIGHCGLLVQTVDDITELEIGYSLLPEFWSKGFATEAAKKCRDFSFRNNFSDSLISIISLTNKPSEKVAIKNGMSIDKVTEYNKNNVNIFRIYTSEWNTLNLP; translated from the coding sequence ATGAAGTACCTCCTAGAAAATCAAGAAACTGAACGGATATTATTCAGAAAAATAAAGCGATCGGATTATACAGATTGGTTGGAATTTCATAAAAACCCCATTACCTCTCAGTATTGGATTTCTGAATTAAAAAGCCCGGAAGTAGCCTGTAAAAATTGGTATACAAAACAATTTCATCGGTATGAAAATAATCTGGGAGGAATGAATGCTTTAATTGAAAAACAAACAGGGAAACTAATCGGTCATTGTGGTCTTCTAGTACAAACGGTAGATGATATTACAGAACTGGAAATTGGATATTCGCTTTTGCCTGAATTTTGGAGTAAAGGATTTGCTACAGAAGCAGCAAAAAAATGCAGAGATTTTTCTTTTAGAAATAATTTTTCGGACTCTTTAATTTCTATTATTAGTTTGACTAATAAACCTTCAGAAAAAGTAGCAATCAAAAATGGGATGAGCATCGATAAAGTTACAGAATACAATAAAAACAACGTAAATATTTTCCGAATATATACATCGGAATGGAATACCCTAAACTTACCATAA
- a CDS encoding CHAP domain-containing protein gives MKYKLLIVFGVLVLIFLGIKMIKKINVNTKYQVGQVIDSLHNVKVYYNGGVSHTDGRNLSPDGYNLGIKYQCVEFVKRYYYEHLDHKMPDTYGNAKDFFDEALENGTLNKQRNLWQYHNGAIIKPKANDIIVFSSSFWNPYGHVAIIAEVTKDSVTIIQQNPGPFGESREQLVLKYEEKKYYIDNDRVLGWLTLDR, from the coding sequence ATGAAGTATAAATTATTGATAGTATTTGGTGTTTTAGTCTTGATCTTTTTGGGGATTAAGATGATTAAAAAAATTAACGTTAATACCAAATATCAGGTAGGGCAAGTGATCGACAGCCTACATAATGTAAAGGTGTATTATAATGGAGGAGTATCACATACTGATGGAAGAAACCTATCACCAGATGGATATAATTTGGGGATTAAGTACCAATGTGTAGAGTTTGTAAAAAGATATTATTATGAGCACTTAGATCATAAAATGCCCGATACCTATGGTAATGCCAAAGATTTTTTTGATGAAGCATTAGAGAACGGTACTTTAAACAAACAACGGAATTTATGGCAATATCATAATGGAGCTATTATAAAACCAAAAGCAAATGATATTATTGTTTTTAGTAGCAGTTTCTGGAATCCATATGGTCATGTAGCAATCATTGCAGAAGTAACCAAAGATAGTGTTACTATAATCCAACAAAACCCGGGACCTTTTGGAGAAAGTAGAGAGCAATTAGTGTTAAAGTATGAAGAAAAAAAATATTATATTGATAATGATCGTGTTTTAGGATGGTTGACATTGGATAGATAG
- a CDS encoding 3-hydroxyacyl-CoA dehydrogenase: MQIKNITVCGAGVLGGQIAFQIAFHKFNVTLYDINEKIIKRATTRFKVLGKSYKTDLNATQQEIEQSITRIKGTTNLKEATKNADLIIEAIPEDIGLKKEFYTQLGEVAPAKSIFCTNSSTLLPSALAESTGRPERFLALHFANMIWKRNTAEIMGHETTDQNIFDTVISFAKAIGMITLPIYKEQSGYILNSLLVPFLKSALALYVDEIADPATIDKTWMKATDTSMGPFGICDVIGINTIYNINKIAARTGDKHAQKVAKVLKENFIDQEKLGTHNGKGFYTYPDPAYEQADFME; the protein is encoded by the coding sequence ATGCAAATTAAGAATATAACTGTTTGTGGAGCGGGTGTTCTGGGAGGACAAATTGCTTTTCAAATTGCTTTTCATAAATTTAATGTTACACTGTATGACATTAATGAAAAAATAATAAAAAGAGCAACTACCAGGTTCAAGGTATTGGGAAAATCATATAAGACGGATCTAAATGCTACTCAGCAAGAAATAGAACAATCTATTACCCGAATAAAAGGCACAACCAATCTTAAAGAAGCAACTAAAAATGCAGACCTCATTATAGAAGCAATCCCTGAAGATATTGGCCTTAAGAAAGAATTTTATACTCAATTAGGAGAGGTAGCTCCAGCAAAAAGTATTTTTTGTACAAATTCATCAACCTTACTTCCCAGTGCTCTTGCAGAATCTACAGGACGTCCTGAACGCTTTCTCGCCCTTCACTTTGCTAATATGATCTGGAAACGCAATACTGCAGAAATCATGGGACATGAAACTACGGATCAAAATATTTTTGATACAGTTATTTCATTTGCCAAAGCAATAGGCATGATTACCCTTCCTATCTACAAAGAGCAATCGGGATATATTCTTAATTCTTTATTGGTTCCTTTTCTTAAAAGCGCCTTAGCACTATATGTCGATGAGATAGCTGATCCTGCAACCATTGATAAGACATGGATGAAAGCTACTGATACTTCAATGGGTCCCTTCGGTATTTGTGATGTAATCGGTATTAATACTATATATAACATCAATAAGATCGCTGCACGAACAGGAGATAAACATGCTCAAAAAGTGGCAAAAGTGCTTAAAGAGAACTTTATAGATCAGGAAAAATTAGGAACTCACAACGGAAAAGGATTTTATACCTACCCTGACCCTGCTTATGAACAAGCTGACTTTATGGAATAA